A genomic region of Glycine max cultivar Williams 82 chromosome 15, Glycine_max_v4.0, whole genome shotgun sequence contains the following coding sequences:
- the LOC100782680 gene encoding mediator of RNA polymerase II transcription subunit 33A: MECVAKMTKVAQQKGSDPLLWAFQMYSNLNSAGESLPSLELAEFLVSYICWDNNVPILWKFLEKALTLQIVPPMLLLALLSVRVIPCRHVQPAAYRLYLELVKRHAFELKSQINRPDYQKVMKSIDAVLHLSNIFGMSQSEPGILVVEFIFSIVWQLLDASLDDEGLLEFTPDKKSRWATLYHDMELDRHDNYSEQRTEHHEKLQNANTLMAVEMIGQFLQDKISSRLLYLARQNLPAHWLSFTQRLQLLGENSLALRKSRTLSPEELLELTSDSCMVLSRECKTNSQKKFQTVMSFEYLSSSASLCHGASHSALWIPLDLVLEDSMDGYQVSATSSIETISGLIKTLRAINGTSWHDTFLGLWLATLRLVQRERDPIDGPMPHLDTRLCMLLCIIPLVVGDLIEEEEERTPVDEKDSGLTDCWKEKKVAGKCHNDLVSSLQVLGDYQSLLTPPQSVLAASNQAAAKAMLFVSGITIGSAYFDCLNMTEMPVDCSGNMRHLIVEACIARNLLDTSAYLWPGYVNGCINQIPQCMPAQVPGWSSFMKGAPLTSVMVNALVSSPATSLAELEKIFEIAIGGSEDEKISAAAILCGASLIRGWNIQEHTVHFILRLLSPPVPAENTEGNNYLINYAPILNVLFVGIASVDCVQIFSLHGLVPQLACSLMPICEVFGSCVPNISWTLTSGEEISAHAVFSNAFILLLKLWRFNRPPLEYGIGDVPTVGSQLTPEYLLLVRNSHLMSAGNIHKDRNRRRLSEIASLSSPNSVFVDSFPKLKVWYRQHQACIASTLSGLVHGTPFHQIVEGLLNMMFTKINRGSQTTITSGSSSSSGPANEDTSIGPKLPAWDILEAIPFVVDAALTACAHGRLSPRELATGLKDLADFLPASLATIISYFSAEVTRGVWKPVFMNGTDWPSPGANLLNVEGQIRKILAATGVDVPSLASGDSCPAILPLPLAAFTSLTITYKVDKTSERFLNLAGQTLESLAAGCPWPCMPIVASLWTLKAKRWSDFLIFSASRTVFLHNSDAVVQLIKSCFTATLGMNSSPISSSGGVGALLGQGFKYHLCGGLCPVAPGILYLRAYRSIRDIVFLTEEIVSILMHSVREIVCSGLPRERLEKLKATKDGIKYGQASLAASMTRVKLAAALGASLVWISGGLMLVQLLIKETLPSWFISVHRLDQEEKSGGMVAMLGGYALAYFAVLCGAFAWGVDSSSAASKRRPKVLGTHMEFLASALDGKISLGCDSATWRAYVSGFVSLMVGCTPNWVLEVDVHVLKRLSNGLRQLNEEELALALLGVGGVGTMGAAAELIIDTEI; encoded by the exons ATGGAGTGTGTGGCGAAGATGACGAAGGTGGCGCAGCAGAAGGGTAGTGATCCTCTGCTTTGGGCCTTTCAGATGTACTCCAATTTGAACTCCGCGGGAGAGTCTCTTCCCTCCCTCGAACTCGCCGAGTTCTTGGTCTCTTACATTTGCTGGGACAACAATGTCCCTATTCTATGGAAGTTTCTCGAAAAGGCATTGACGCTTCAGATCGTTCCTCCTATGCTCCTCCTCGCTCTCCTTTCCGTCAg GGTTATTCCATGTAGACATGTCCAACCTGCAGCGTATAGGCTATATTTGGAACTCGTCAAAAGACATGCTTTTGAACTTAAATCTCAGATAAACAGGCCAGATTATCAAAA GGTCATGAAATCTATTGATGCTGTTCTTCATCTTTCCAACATATTTGGCATGTCACAAAGTGAGCCTGGCATTCTGGtggttgaatttattttttcaattgtcTGGCAGTTACTTGATGCATCATTGGATGATGAAGGTTTACTGGAATTTACTCCTGACAAAAAGTCTAGATGGGCTACACTATATCATGACATGGAACTGGATAGGCATGATAATTATAGTGAACAAAGGACTGAACATCATGAGAAATTGCAAAATGCAAATACACTTATGGCTGTTGAGATGATTGGGCAGTTTTTGCAGGATAAAATCTCTTCAAGGCTTCTTTACTTGGCTCGCCAAAATTT GCCGGCACATTGGCTTAGTTTTACTCAGCGGCTGCAGCTGCTGGGTGAAAATTCATTAGCATTGAGAAAATCAAGAACTCTAAGTCCTGAGGAACTTTTGGAATTGACTTCAGATTCTTGTATGGTCTTGTCTCGGGAATGCAAAACAAATTCACAGAAAAAGTTCCAAACAGTTATGTCTTTTGAATATCTTTCTTCTTCTGCCTCACTATGTCATGGTGCAAGTCATTCTGCTCTCTGGATTCCTCTTGATCTGGTGCTGGAGGATTCCATGGATGGCTATCAAGTTAGTGCAACAAGTTCTATTGAAACAATTAGTG GTTTGATAAAGACCCTGCGAGCAATAAATGGCACCTCTTGGCATGACACTTTTTTAGGCCTTTGGTTAGCAACTCTTCGTCTTGTTCAGAGG GAAAGAGATCCCATTGATGGCCCAATGCCTCATCTTGATACTCGCTTATGCATGCTCTTGTGTATCATACCTCTTGTTGTTGGTGATCttattgaggaggaggaggaaaggACACCAGTTGATGAAAAAGACAGTGGACTTACAGATTgctggaaagagaaaaaagttgcTGGAAAATGTCATAATGATTTAGTCTCGAGTCTCCAGGTATTGGGTGATTATCAAAGCTTGCTCACTCCACCTCAATCTGTTCTTGCTGCTTCAAATCAAGCTGCTGCAAAAGCAATGCTATTTGTTTCTGGCATCACAATAGGGAGTGCATATTTTGACTGCCTCAACATGACAGAGATGCCAGTTGACTGCT CTGGAAACATGCGTCATCTGATAGTTGAGGCTTGTATTGCCCGCAATCTACTGGACACATCTGCATACTTATGGCCAGGTTATGTAAATGGATGTATCAATCAAATACCTCAGTGTATGCCAGCTCAAGTACCTGGCTGGTCATCATTTATGAAGGGAGCCCCACTTACTTCAGTGATGGTTAATGCTTTGGTTTCAAGTCCTGCTACAAG CTTAGCAGAACTGGAGAAAATTTTTGAAATTGCAATTGGGGGATCAGAAGATGAAAAGATATCTGCTGCTGCCATTCTTTGCGGGGCATCCCTAATTCGTGGATGGAATATACAG GAACACACTGTACATTTCATTCTGAGGTTGTTATCTCCACCAGTTCCTGCAGAAAACACTGAAGGAAACAactatttgattaattatgctCCAATACTGAATGTACTCTTTGTTGGAATTGCATCTGTTGATTGTGTTCAAATATTTTCGCTCCATGGCTTG GTTCCACAGCTTGCATGTTCATTGATGCCAATCTGTGAAGTTTTTGGGTCATGTGTACCAAATATCTCATGGACACTAACATCAGGGGAAGAAATATCTGCCCATgctgtgttttcaaatgcatttattcttcttttaaagcTATGGAGATTTAACCGACCTCCTCTTGAATATGGAATTGGAGATGTACCCACTGTTGGTTCTCAATTAACTCCCGAATACTTACTATTAGTACGTAATTCCCACTTAATGTCAGCTGGTAACATCCACAAAGATCGCAACAGGAGGAGACTCTCAGAAATAGCAAGTTTATCATCGCCAAATTCTGTATTTGTTGACTCCTTTCCAAAATTAAAAGTGTGGTATCGGCAGCATCAAGCATGTATAGCTTCAACACTCTCCGGTCTTGTCCATGGAACCCCATTTCATCAGATTGTTGAGGGGCTTCTTAACATGATGTTCACAAAGATTAATAGAGGAAGCCAGACAACTATTACATCTGGAAGCAGTAGCTCTTCTGGACCTGCAAATGAAGATACCTCTATAGGGCCAAAGTTGCCTGCTTGGGATATTCTTGAAGCTATTCCCTTTGTAGTTGATGCTGCTCTTACAGCCTGTGCTCATGGAAGACTGTCTCCACGTGAGTTGGCAACAG GGCTTAAAGATTTAGCTGATTTTCTTCCTGCATCTCTGGCAACCATAATAAGTTACTTCTCTGCTGAAGTAACTAGGGGAGTTTGGAAACCTGTATTTATGAATGGAACAGATTGGCCTAGCCCCGGTGCAAATCTACTGAACGTTGAGGGACAGATCAGGAAAATTTTGGCTGCAACTGGTGTAGATGTGCCAAGCCTTGCTTCAG GAGACAGCTGTCCCGCGATACTTCCATTACCCTTGGCTGCCTTCACAAGCCTTACCATAACCTACAAAGTTGATAAGACATCAGAGCGTTTTCTTAATTTGGCTGGCCAAACATTGGAGAGCCTTGCTGCAGGTTGTCCATGGCCTTGCATGCCAATTGTAGCTTCCTTGTGGACCCTAAAGGCAAAACGTTGGAGTGACTTCCTTATCTTCTCAGCATCTAGAACTGTCTTCCTCCACAACAGTGATGCAGTAGTTCAACTTATAAAAAGCTGCTTCACGGCTACCCTTGGCATGAATAGCTCTCCTATCTCAAGCAGTGGTGGTGTTGGAGCCCTTCTTGGACAAGGATTTAAGTATCATTTATGTGGAGGGCTTTGCCCTGTTGCTCCAGGAATTCTCTATTTACGTGCGTATCGGTCAATCAGAGATATTGTTTTCTTGACAGAAGAAATTGTTTCCATCTTGATGCACTCTGTGAGGGAAATAGTATGCAGTGGCCTGCCAAGGGAGCGATTGGAAAAGTTGAAAGCAACCAAAGACGGCATAAAATATGGACAGGCTTCACTTGCTGCATCAATGACTCGGGTGAAGCTTGCCGCTGCCCTCGGGGCCTCTTTAGTATGGATATCAGGAGGCTTGATGTTGGttcaattattaataaaagaaacttTGCCATCCTGGTTTATATCTGTTCACAGATTAGACCAGGAAGAAAAGTCTGGTGGAATGGTTGCAATGCTTGGTGGATATGCACTTGCTTACTTTGCGGTTCTTTGTGGTGCTTTTGCTTGGGGAGTTGATTCATCATCAGCAGCTTCAAAGCGACGTCCAAAGGTTTTAGGTACCCACATGGAGTTTCTGGCAAGTGCACTTGATGGTAAGATATCACTAGGCTGTGATTCAGCTACTTGGCGTGCCTATGTGTCAGGTTTTGTGAGCTTGATGGTAGGTTGCACACCTAACTGGGTGCTGGAAGTAGATGTGCACGTGTTGAAGAGACTGAGCAATGGGTTGAGACAGTTGAACGAGGAGGAGCTTGCTCTTGCTTTGTTGGGTGTTGGTGGGGTAGGTACAATGGGTGCTGCAGCTGAGCTCATTATTGACACTGAAATATAA
- the LOC102661218 gene encoding pentatricopeptide repeat-containing protein At5g19020, mitochondrial — MLLVFISASLRLKLKILPRSLPFSLSVELPSPNPILRSKWVSFSSSTNASPHVQDPQHFIGIFCNARLHQNHYECELALVSALKYCSSSSQGRQLHSLVLKLGLHSNTFIQNSLINMYAKRGSIKDAQLLFDACPTLNPISCNIMVCGYAKAGQLDNARKLFDIMPDKGCVSYTTMIMGLVQNECFREALEVFKDMRSDGVVPNDLTLVNVIYACSHFGEILNCRMIHAIAIKLFVEGLVLVSTNLMRAYCLCSGVGEARRLFDRMPEVNLVSWNVMLNGYAKAGLVDMARELFERVPDKDVISWGTMIDGYILMNRLHEALVMYRAMLRSGLALNEILVVNLVSACGRLNAIGDGWQLHGMVVKKGFDCYNFIQTTIIHFYAACGMMDLACLQFEVGAKDHLESWNALVSGFIKNRMVDQARKIFDDMPERDVFSWSTMISGYAQTDQSRIALELFHKMVASGIKPNEVTMVSVFSAIATLGTLKEGRWAHEYICNESIPLNDNLRAALIDMYAKCGSINSALQFFNQIRDKTFSVSPWNAIICGLASHGHASMCLDVFSDMQRYNIKPNPITFIGVLSACCHAGLVEPGRRIFRIMKSAYNVEPDIKHYGCMVDLLGRAGLLEEAEEMIRSMPMKADIVIWGTLLAACRTHGDVNIGERAAESLAGLAPSHGGGKVLLSNIYADAGRWEDVSLVRRAIQNQRMERMPGCSGVIR; from the coding sequence ATGTTGTTAGTCTTCATTTCTGCGAGTCTCAGACTCAAACTCAAAATCTTGCCTCGATCCTTACCCTTTTCTCTTTCAGTTGAGCTTCCATCACCAAACCCAATTCTAAGATCAAAATGGGTTTCCTTTTCCAGTTCCACCAATGCCTCTCCACACGTGCAAGACCCACAACACTTCATTGGCATTTTCTGCAATGCGAGGCTTCACCAGAACCACTACGAGTGCGAGCTTGCATTGGTTTCCGCGCTCAAATATTGTTCTTCCTCCTCTCAGGGTCGCCAACTTCATTCTCTGGTATTGAAACTCGGACTCCATTCCAACACCTTCATTCAAAACAGCTTGATCAACATGTACGCAAAACGCGGTTCAATTAAAGATGCCCAATTGCTGTTTGATGCTTGTCCCACGTTGAACCCTATTTCCTGTAACATTATGGTTTGTGGGTATGCCAAAGCTGGTCAATTGGACAATGCCCGCAAACTGTTTGACATAATGCCTGACAAAGGTTGTGTCTCCTACACCACCATGATAATGGGTCTCGTCCAAAATGAATGCTTTCGAGAAGCTCTAGAGGTTTTCAAGGACATGAGGTCTGATGGGGTGGTCCCTAATGACTTGACTCTGGTAAATGTGATATATGCTTGCTCACATTTTGGTGAAATTTTGAACTGTCGAATGATTCATGCGATTGCTATTAAGTTGTTTGTTGAGGGGTTGGTTCTTGTTTCGACAAATTTGATGCGTGCGTACTGTCTTTGTTCGGGTGTAGGGGAAGCAAGAAGGTTGTTTGACAGGATGCCTGAAGTGAATTTGGTCTCTTGGAATGTAATGTTAAACGGATATGCAAAGGCTGGCCTTGTTGACATGGCCAGGGAGTTGTTTGAGAGAGTTCCTGATAAGGATGTGATTTCTTGGGGAACAATGATTGATGGTTATATCCTAATGAATCGTTTACATGAAGCTTTGGTGATGTATCGTGCAATGCTACGAAGTGGGCTTGCACTTAATGAAATCCTAGTTGTGAATTTGGTTTCAGCATGTGGTCGTCTGAATGCAATTGGTGATGGTTGGCAATTGCATGGAATGGTTGTTAAGAAAGGCTTTGACTGTTACAATTTTATACAGACTACTATCATCCATTTTTATGCAGCTTGTGGGATGATGGACCTTGCTTGTTTGCAATTTGAAGTGGGCGCAAAGGATCACCTAGAGTCGTGGAATGCTCTTGTTTCTGgattcataaaaaatagaatggTGGACCAGGCAAGGAAAATCTTTGATGACATGCCTGAAAGAGATGTGTTTTCATGGAGTACCATGATTTCTGGCTACGCACAAACTGACCAGTCCAGAATCGCTCTTGAACTCTTCCATAAAATGGTAGCCAGTGGGATCAAACCAAATGAAGTTACGATGGTGAGTGTATTCTCTGCAATTGCCACATTAGGCACATTGAAGGAGGGAAGATGGGCTCATGAATACATATGTAATGAATCCATCCCATTGAATGACAATTTACGTGCAGCTCTAATTGATATGTATGCAAAGTGTGGGAGCATCAACAGTGCCTTGCAATTTTTCAATCAGATTCGAGACAAAACCTTTTCTGTGTCCCCATGGAATGCAATTATATGTGGGTTAGCCTCGCATGGACATGCAAGTATGTGCCTAGATGTTTTCTCTGATATGCAGAGGTATAATATCAAACCAAATCCAATTACATTTATAGGAGTCCTTAGTGCTTGTTGTCATGCTGGGTTGGTGGAGCCTGGGCGAAGAATATTTAGAATCATGAAGAGTGCATATAATGTCGAACCAGATATCAAGCATTATGGCTGTATGGTTGATCTTTTGGGCAGAGCTGGGCTATTAGAAGAAGCTGAGGAAATGATAAGGAGCATGCCAATGAAGGCTGACATTGTGATATGGGGAACTTTATTAGCAGCATGTAGAACTCATGGAGATGTCAATATAGGAGAGAGGGCTGCAGAGAGTTTGGCAGGGTTGGCACCATCACACGGTGGAGGTAAAGTTCTCCTATCAAACATATACGCAGATGCAGGAAGGTGGGAGGATGTATCACTGGTTAGAAGAGCCATTCAGAATCAGAGAATGGAGAGAATGCCTGGGTGCAGTGGTGTTATAAGGTAG